A genomic window from Candidatus Bathyarchaeota archaeon includes:
- a CDS encoding ZIP family metal transporter produces the protein MENLFYAMLAVAVVSLISFVGVFVISINEKKLDNFLLVFISFAAGSILGAAYFNLLPEAMELVEGSISLGLV, from the coding sequence GTTTTATGCGATGTTGGCGGTAGCCGTAGTCAGTCTGATCTCCTTTGTCGGCGTTTTTGTTATTTCTATAAACGAGAAAAAATTAGACAACTTTCTGCTAGTATTCATAAGTTTTGCTGCTGGCTCTATTTTAGGGGCAGCATATTTTAATTTGCTTCCCGAGGCAATGGAACTAGTAGAAGGGTCGATTAGTTTAGGATTAGTTTAG